One Nocardiopsis gilva YIM 90087 genomic window, CTTGTCTCCCCGCTGTGGAACGACGTGGCCTGCTTCTGGAAGGAGCCCCGGTCCTGGTACGGCACCCCCAGCAGCTCACAGATCATGATGGCGGGGATGGGAGCGGCGAACGCGGTCACCAGGTCCGCCGGCGGCCCGGCCTTCTCCATGGCGTCCAGATGGTCGGCGGTGATCTGCTCGACGCGCTCGGTGAGCAGCCGCATCCGCCGTGCGGTGAACTTTCCCGCCAGCGGTTTCCGATAGCGGCCGTGCTGTGGCTCGTCCATGAGCACGAACTCGCCGGGCGGCGCCGGATGGACCTCCATGCCGGTGGTGTCGATGTACGGGTGGAGCATCAGCTCCCTGCGCGAGCTGAACCGCGAGTCGGCCAGGACCGACCTGGCCAGGTCGTATCCGGTGATCAGCCAGCCGGGTTTTCCCCCGGGGAAGGTGTAGCGGCTGATGGGGCCGTGCCGGCGGGCGTCGATCAGCTCTGCCGGCGGGTCGAAGGGACAGCCGGGCCGACGCGCCGTCGGCATCGTCGTGACGGTGTGGAGGGATTCACCCATGACCATTCCTCACATCGCGATAGTACGTGTTTGGCATAATTAAAAAGCTACGTTGCATTCAGAATGGCGTCAATCAATCGAAATGCGTTTGCCCAGGTGGATAGCGCAAAATTGATGCAATGACGCTGATCTCGAATGCAATACTGCGTTGCAATGAATGGCGGCGAAGACAATACTGACGGCATGCCAGGAGGACGGTTGACCCAGCAGGACCGCCAGCGCATCGCGGCCGGACTCGCCGACGGGCTCTCCTACGCTGAGATCGCCAGGCGGCTCGACCGGCCGACCTCAACGATCAGCCGGGAGGTCGGACGCAACGGCGGCCCCGGCGGCTACCAGCCCCAGCGGGCACACCGGGCGACGGCCCAGCGGGCGCGGCGCGGCACACCGGCGCCCCCGCGCGCGACCACACCAACGGACGGTATGACGGAAGAGGAGATCGAGAAGTTCGTCGAGATGGCGGTCAGGACGGGGCTGCCGAGGATGACGGCGCGCGTCCACCTCGACCTGCTGCTGTCCGAGGACGGCAGGCGCACCGCGGCCGAACTGACCCGCAGGCTGAAGGTCAGCCCCGCCTCCGTCTCCGTGGCCGTGAACTACCTGGTCCAGCACGGCTACGTCCGGCGCGAGCGCGATTCGCGGCGGCGTCGCGACATCTATGTGGTCGACGACGACGCCTGGTACCACGCGGTCGTGCTCAGCGCGCGGCACCTACTCGAGTCGGCGCAGGCCGCGATGGCGGGGGCGGAGACGTTCGGGCTCGACAGCCCGGTGGGGCAGCGGATGACCAAGGTAGGGGCGTACCTGGAGCGGGTCAGCCTGGACACGAGGGAGTCGGCCGACCGTTAGCGCGCCCTCCTAGAGTGATGGGTCCCAGCCGAACCATCTTGGGAGCTGGCAGACCAGTTCCTGCTGTTCGTGACCGACTCACGCCATGTGGCCGCCCACCCGCGAAGGACGGCCGACTCCCCGAACTCCCCCATCCCCGAGGAACCGATCGAGCTTCCCGCACCCTGACAGAGAACCGACGTTGAATACCCGACCCGCTGACATCCACCAGGGCCACCGACAACCACCGAGGCATAACAATGCCCCGTGACCTGAATTCCCAGGTTACGGGGCATTTTTCACGCTTAATAAGGTGTGGCTAGGGGCGGGACCGGAAAGTCCTGCAGGGGATGGTGACGAAGGCACCGGCGCCCTACAACCCGGGATGGTCGTTCCACATGGACGCCGCCACCAATGCGCCCAGGAGCCGCGACACGGTGTATCTGTTCCACGGCGGCTCCTGGCTCGGCTACCACACCACCGAAGAGTAGGTGACCGGTGCCGCGAATTGCCCGAGGAGGTGCGGCGTCTGCGCTACGCCGAGTCCCTGCTCGACCAGCGCGATCCGCTGGGCGCGCTCATCCTGCTGGCACCGCTGCGCGACTCCCACGGGTCCGATCCCAGCGTTGCGATGTTGGCGGCGCGCGCCTACTACCACTCCGCCCAGCTCAACGCCGCCCCGCCGAACACTGGAGCCGTTGGTCGCCGACAGGCCGAACGACTCCTACGCCCGGCTGCTCCTCGGCCGTACGCTGCAGCGGCAGAGCCGCGACGCGGAGGCCGCGCGCCACATGAAGATCGCCGGTGCCATGACGCCGGAGTTCGCATGAACGGCATACGAATGTCGTCGTGGATCGCAGACTCGCCTGCGATCCACGACGACGGTTGACACAGGCGCGCACCCCCCATGTACGCCTCAGGGCACCTGGTTTTCGCCCGAAGGGTCAGCCGCGGAGGAACTCGGCGACGGGCTCGGTCTGTCCGAGGATCGCGTGTCCGACCTCGGGCAGGAGGTTCACCGTCGCGTGCGGGACGCACTGGCGCACGCGACGCGCGGTCTCATGGGAGTCGAACATGGCGTCGCGGCCGCCGACGATTACCAGCACGGGCATGGTCAGGCCGCGCAGCGCCTCGTCGGGGAACACGGGCAGCCGCTCAGTGCGCGGGTTGAAATGCATGAAGGTGGCCACCACGGAATCGAGGACCGGCCCGGACTCCGGCGACTCCAGCCCCGTGGCGGCTCGCGCCGAATGACGCAGACCCCAGCGGCCGAACGGGCGCAGGAGCAGCGCCTTGACTATCCACCCCGTTGTCTGCCGCCCCAGGCCACCGGGGCAAAGCACAGCCAGACGCGTCACCCGCTCCGGCCGGCGGACGGCGTAGTCCACGGCCACCCAGCCGCCGAGGGAGGTCGCGACGATCGCGGCGCTGGTGATCCCGAGACCGTCCAGCACGTCGTCCAGCCACAGCGCGAGGGCGTCGGAGTTCAGAGGCGGACGCGACGGCGCGCTCAAGCCCGGCTCACCGATGAGGTCAACGGCGTAGGTCCGGAATTTCCGCGACCAGGAGGGGATGTCGTCCCGCCACATCGTCGTGTTGGCCCCTGAGCCGTGCAGCAACAGCACCGGCGGCGCGTTTCGAGGTCCGGAAGCGACGACGAAGGTCTCCCCTTCGCGGGTCGGCAGGCGCAAGTGCTCGGCGGGGACCGGCCAGGTGTCAAGGGCCTCCCGGTACAGCCGTTGGATCTCGCGCCCACCCGCCTCGGACTTGTAGATCGTGCTCACGACGCGAGCACCGCCTCGACGTAGCTGAGCAGCTGGGCGGTGTCGCCCGGGCTGCCCAGGACAATGACCTTCATACGCGCCCTTTCCTCGTCGTAGGCCGTCTCGATCCGCAGCGCCTCCCCACCGGCGCGACGGTTGGCCGCCGAGGCCGTCAGGAGCGTGGTCAGGCGGCTCGCGGTCTCGGGCGAAACCGCGTCGATCTCCACGATGGACGAAACCTCGGCGTGCCGCTCGGGCGGGACGGTGTCGCCCTGCGGTTCCACCACGGCGCGTCCGGTGAACGCTTCCAGATCCTCGTGCGTGATCCGGTACTGCTTGCCGATGCGGACCGCATTGAGCCGCCCGTCGCGGACGTAGTTGCGGACGGTGCGCACATGCAGGCCCAGGTGCTCGGCCACCTCGTCTACAGAGTAGAGACGTTTGTTCATATCGTTACCTTAGCTTCCTTCATTGGAGGAAGAAAGAGTAATTTTGAGGAAAATAGGGAGTCTTGGTGCGGCCGGTCAGAGCGATGGGTGCCAGATGACGCGCGAAGCGCCCGCAGCCGACGCAGGCTCGCCTTGTCCGGCGAAACGTCCGAGGCACGACCGGCCGGGATGCGTGCGGATGGACCGATGACTGATTAGGTTCGGATGCAGGAATGCCAGTCGATGGTCCGCGCCCGCCGCTGGGCTGCGGGGCCACGGCGGCGAGACACGCGTCGGGAACGGCTCTGAGCGAGACGCGTCCCGATAGGAGGGACGTTTCAATGGCTATCTGCAATACCTGCGGAAACGACTACTGGATGGCCTTCAAGGTCACGACGGTGAGCGGGGACCAGTACACCTTCGACTGCTTCGAATGCGCCATCCAGCGGCTGGCCCCGACATGCGAGCGCTGCGCCTCGCGCATCATCGGCCACGGCGTCGAGGTGGAAGGGCGATTCTTCTGCGGCGCGCACTGCGCCCGGGAGGGAGCGTCCGGCCTCGGCCAGCAGATCCGCGACTCCGTCGGTGCCCACCCGTAGACCTCATCAGCGCGAACGGCCGAACCATCACACCGAAATCCGATAATCCCGCGAAAAACATGGAGAGCGGCCAGGAGAAGGCCGACAACGCCGACCACTCATGCGGTGGGCGCGGGTCGTCTCCTGGCCGCACTCGGCCGCCACGCTGTCCTGGACCTGCACGTACACCGGAGACACCTGACCCCGAGCCTGCGGCTGAGACAACTGGGTGCGGAACCGACGAGCGATCCCGGGCGAGCGCCGCGGGTGATGCGGATCCGTCCTTTCACCCAGACTGACGCGCTGACCTTCGCGGACTGTTCAGCAGCGCAGGCGCGGCCGCTTCGTGTGCCTCGCTTTGGGGCACGCGGAGTCCGATATGTCCTTACGGCATGCCCTTGCCATGGGGGCGGTTGGGAGAAGGCAGACCGTCAGCGCTCGGGTCGATGATCGGCATGAGGCCAGCACCCGGGCATGGGCAAGGACACTGCCGCGCGCATCCAAATAGGCCGGTCCGGACCGACCGCCAGCTACCCGTTGCCCGAGCCCAGGTCGTCATTCTCAAAGTGACGCACATCCAGGGTGGAGACACCGGAAGAGAATCCGGCGGCACTCATGCTTTCCCTGGTCATGGGGTCTTGGTAAGAAGGGGGTCGGCGGTGAGCGGGGAAGAGGTCGCGTATGGGTAAGCACACTGAGATGGACACGGTTGCCGCGGCGCAGCACCTGCGCGACCTCGCGTGGCTGCGCCGCGCCCGCGACAGGATCGACCGGGAGTACGCGCAGCCACTGGACGTCGAGGCGCTCGCCCGCGGCGTGAACATGTCGGCTGGGCACTTCAGCCGCCAGTTCCGGCGCGCCTATGGCGAGTCGCCGTACTCCTATCTGATGACGCGGCGCATCGAGCGCGCGATGGCGCTGCTGCGTCGTGGCGATCTCAGCGTCACCGAGGTCTGCTTCGCGGTCGGCTGCTCGTCGCTCGGCACATTCAGCAGTCGCTTCACCGAGCTGGTCGGTATTCCGCCCAGCGCCTATCGACGCCAGGAGGCGCGCGCGATAGCCGGGATGCCGTCCTGCGTGGCGAAACAGGTGACCAGACCGGTCAGGAATCGAGAAGCGCCGGCCCCGAGCCGGTACCTAGCATGATCGCCATGGACATCACCATTCACGCAAGTTTCCTCCCGCACGACGACCCGGACGCCTCCCTGGCCTTCTACCGGGACACCCTCGGCTTCGAGGTCAGAAACGACGTCGGACGCGGCAAGATGCGCTGGATCACGGTCGGCCCCGCCGACCAACCCGACACGTCCATCGTCCTGGACCCGCCGACCGCCGACCCCGGCATCACCGACGACGAGCGGCGCACCATCGCCGAGATGATGGCCAAGGGCACCTACGCCATGCTTCTCCTGGCCACCGCCGACCTCGACAGCACATTCGCGCGGCTGCAGGCCAGCGACGCCGAGATCGTCCAGGAGCCGACCGAGCAGCCGTACGGAGTCCGCGACTGCGCCGTCCGCGACCCTGCGGGTAACCTGATCCGTATCCAGGAGCTGCGCTGAACCGCCCGGCGATCGCAGCAGCCATGACCTGCACAGGCAGCACTGCAACGGAGCCCGTACGCGACGCCGGTGGCGGCCGCCTGACGGCTTCCGTCACCGATCCCGATGGCAACGTCCCCCAACTGCTTCACGACCGAGAAGTGCCGCCGCCCGCTCCCGCGCTCAGCGTCGTCGCGAC contains:
- a CDS encoding alpha/beta fold hydrolase, with product MSTIYKSEAGGREIQRLYREALDTWPVPAEHLRLPTREGETFVVASGPRNAPPVLLLHGSGANTTMWRDDIPSWSRKFRTYAVDLIGEPGLSAPSRPPLNSDALALWLDDVLDGLGITSAAIVATSLGGWVAVDYAVRRPERVTRLAVLCPGGLGRQTTGWIVKALLLRPFGRWGLRHSARAATGLESPESGPVLDSVVATFMHFNPRTERLPVFPDEALRGLTMPVLVIVGGRDAMFDSHETARRVRQCVPHATVNLLPEVGHAILGQTEPVAEFLRG
- a CDS encoding GbsR/MarR family transcriptional regulator; the protein is MTQQDRQRIAAGLADGLSYAEIARRLDRPTSTISREVGRNGGPGGYQPQRAHRATAQRARRGTPAPPRATTPTDGMTEEEIEKFVEMAVRTGLPRMTARVHLDLLLSEDGRRTAAELTRRLKVSPASVSVAVNYLVQHGYVRRERDSRRRRDIYVVDDDAWYHAVVLSARHLLESAQAAMAGAETFGLDSPVGQRMTKVGAYLERVSLDTRESADR
- a CDS encoding helix-turn-helix transcriptional regulator; amino-acid sequence: MDTVAAAQHLRDLAWLRRARDRIDREYAQPLDVEALARGVNMSAGHFSRQFRRAYGESPYSYLMTRRIERAMALLRRGDLSVTEVCFAVGCSSLGTFSSRFTELVGIPPSAYRRQEARAIAGMPSCVAKQVTRPVRNREAPAPSRYLA
- a CDS encoding VOC family protein, yielding MDITIHASFLPHDDPDASLAFYRDTLGFEVRNDVGRGKMRWITVGPADQPDTSIVLDPPTADPGITDDERRTIAEMMAKGTYAMLLLATADLDSTFARLQASDAEIVQEPTEQPYGVRDCAVRDPAGNLIRIQELR
- a CDS encoding helix-turn-helix domain-containing protein, giving the protein MNKRLYSVDEVAEHLGLHVRTVRNYVRDGRLNAVRIGKQYRITHEDLEAFTGRAVVEPQGDTVPPERHAEVSSIVEIDAVSPETASRLTTLLTASAANRRAGGEALRIETAYDEERARMKVIVLGSPGDTAQLLSYVEAVLAS